In Pseudoalteromonas sp. NC201, a single window of DNA contains:
- the rpsP gene encoding 30S ribosomal protein S16, which translates to MVTIRLQRGGAKKRPFYQIVVADSRFSRDGRFIEKVGFFNPIAAGQEEKVRLDLSRVDHWVGQGAALSDRVAKLVKDARKAA; encoded by the coding sequence ATGGTAACTATTCGTTTGCAACGTGGCGGCGCTAAAAAGCGTCCATTCTATCAAATCGTGGTTGCGGATAGCCGTTTCTCGCGTGACGGTCGTTTCATCGAGAAGGTAGGTTTCTTTAACCCTATCGCTGCAGGTCAGGAAGAAAAAGTACGTTTAGATTTATCTCGTGTTGATCACTGGGTAGGTCAAGGTGCAGCTCTTTCAGATCGTGTTGCGAAGCTGGTTAAAGACGCTCGTAAAGCGGCTTAA
- a CDS encoding LysR family transcriptional regulator, whose product MKNNYSLDDMRLFWVVTQHGSFSQAAQSLNMPVSTLSRRIKQLENTLGLRLLNRDAHRVTLTGSGAQYAKRCGPLLSELQDISDALSAQRHEAHGCIRISAPSNLAQHQLAHIFSAFLHAYPGIKIELSLSNRNIDIEGEHIDIAFRASEHFPQDWIARPLGSVESIICASPDMAFNSDIVHPKQLLDLPVILSNPVRVWKLHNQQSGEQYSYTPSTMIRLEADDLNVVSQAVRDGLGIGFIPRFIAQHQIDQNLMIQLVSDWAGQSRRLMMLYHDRVNMPYRLRLFIDYMLEHYGSINPRLRDT is encoded by the coding sequence ATGAAAAATAACTATTCACTAGATGATATGCGCTTGTTCTGGGTTGTGACACAACACGGCAGCTTTAGTCAGGCGGCGCAAAGCCTGAACATGCCTGTTTCAACTCTGAGTAGGCGAATCAAACAGCTGGAAAATACCCTCGGACTGAGGCTGCTAAACCGCGATGCTCATCGTGTAACATTGACTGGTAGCGGGGCACAGTATGCCAAGCGCTGTGGGCCTTTGCTAAGTGAGTTACAAGACATCAGTGATGCCTTATCGGCGCAAAGGCACGAAGCACACGGCTGCATTCGCATATCCGCTCCAAGCAACCTCGCTCAACACCAGCTTGCCCATATCTTTAGTGCCTTTTTACATGCGTATCCCGGAATTAAAATTGAGTTATCACTGTCGAACAGAAATATCGATATCGAGGGGGAGCATATCGACATTGCATTTCGGGCTAGCGAGCATTTTCCCCAGGATTGGATAGCTAGGCCACTGGGGTCCGTGGAATCCATAATTTGTGCCAGTCCGGACATGGCATTCAATAGCGACATAGTGCACCCCAAACAGTTACTTGATTTGCCAGTGATCCTTAGTAATCCGGTGCGAGTCTGGAAGTTACACAATCAGCAAAGTGGAGAGCAGTATAGCTATACTCCCAGTACAATGATTCGTCTGGAAGCGGACGACTTGAACGTGGTTTCACAAGCCGTCAGGGACGGTCTGGGTATCGGTTTTATTCCCCGCTTTATAGCGCAACATCAGATAGACCAGAACCTGATGATTCAATTGGTTAGTGATTGGGCGGGTCAGTCAAGAAGGTTAATGATGCTCTATCACGACCGCGTTAATATGCCGTACAGATTGCGCTTATTTATAGATTACATGCTTGAGCACTACGGCTCAATCAATCCAAGATTGAGAGACACATAG
- the tyrA gene encoding bifunctional chorismate mutase/prephenate dehydrogenase produces MNGANDLEAIRVAIDDCDSELVALLAKRKALTEQVGKIKQQKGAPLHVPKREAELIKARRAEADAKGVNPDLVEDILRRMMREAYENQQSELACAAPKMSPVVIVGGQGAMGKLFAKQFRRSGYEVRILDKDNQSQATELLSDAKLVLVSVPINALEQVVNELPALPDDCILADITSVKQAPLKVLMNKHNGPVVGLHPMFGPDISHWVKQTVVVCEGRMPKQCEGLIKQLKIWGSQLVPMDAKKHDQSMQIIQVMRHLTTFVYGQFLSKQCHSLKELRSCSSPIYQLELMMVGRLFAQSPELYSDIMLAQFNDVEGLLASYQDTFEQTLTKLQQGDKEGLMQSFSQAKQYFSESAKHFLSQSRGLLNKANDAKVLDYEESI; encoded by the coding sequence ATGAATGGGGCTAACGATTTAGAAGCAATACGCGTTGCAATAGATGATTGCGATAGCGAGCTTGTCGCGCTACTTGCAAAGCGCAAAGCATTGACCGAACAGGTTGGAAAAATAAAACAGCAAAAGGGCGCACCGCTACATGTGCCGAAGCGCGAAGCTGAGCTGATCAAAGCCCGGCGCGCAGAAGCTGATGCCAAAGGGGTAAACCCTGATTTAGTCGAAGATATTCTGCGTCGCATGATGCGAGAAGCCTACGAAAACCAGCAAAGTGAACTCGCCTGTGCTGCACCAAAAATGTCGCCGGTCGTTATTGTCGGCGGCCAAGGTGCCATGGGTAAATTGTTTGCGAAACAGTTTAGACGCTCAGGCTACGAAGTACGCATTTTAGACAAAGACAATCAATCACAGGCTACTGAGCTACTGAGTGATGCAAAATTGGTGCTGGTGAGCGTACCAATTAACGCGCTAGAGCAAGTCGTTAACGAGTTACCAGCGCTACCTGATGATTGTATTCTTGCAGATATTACCTCTGTGAAGCAAGCCCCGCTCAAAGTACTAATGAACAAGCACAACGGCCCTGTGGTCGGTCTACACCCTATGTTTGGTCCAGATATATCTCACTGGGTTAAGCAAACTGTCGTGGTGTGCGAAGGACGTATGCCAAAGCAATGCGAAGGATTAATCAAGCAACTAAAGATCTGGGGCAGCCAGTTGGTACCGATGGACGCTAAAAAACACGACCAATCCATGCAGATCATTCAGGTAATGCGCCACTTAACTACGTTTGTATACGGTCAGTTCTTATCTAAGCAGTGCCATTCATTAAAAGAGCTAAGGAGCTGCTCATCGCCTATCTACCAATTAGAGCTGATGATGGTTGGGCGACTATTTGCGCAATCCCCTGAACTTTATTCAGATATTATGCTCGCGCAATTTAATGATGTAGAAGGGTTATTGGCAAGCTATCAAGATACCTTTGAGCAGACATTGACCAAGCTACAACAAGGCGATAAAGAAGGTCTAATGCAATCTTTCTCACAAGCCAAACAGTATTTCTCAGAAAGCGCGAAACACTTCCTATCACAAAGCCGAGGCCTGCTTAACAAAGCCAATGACGCGAAAGTGTTGGATTATGAGGAAAGTATTTAG
- a CDS encoding tannase/feruloyl esterase family alpha/beta hydrolase, with the protein MNQMRKAKRSIKHLLLGIPLFSFALVATSTLAASNEEITACKLLRFGDFSQLEQGNAAMSITNAEYVPSQTLDADTELWTYKYSRLLGAPIPKGINSLPEHCLVEGYAAPTIRFQLRLPMNQVWNQRFLLNACMGFCGEVSNYPTMAGVMRNYATMSHDGGHTAAGFDGLWAKNNVPLREDFAYRANHVVAVAAKVVIERFYSKQLTYSFISGCSKGGHAGIMAAKRYPNDFDGVIARGPTINYTKVNLINCMDNAKAILDENDNALFDASYTDFISQAVMQACDHKDGLVDGLISDPRRCDFDPQTLLCSNNTTGKCLTPRQVNAIKDIYAPSYDQQGNVIYGGLPYGSEPEWTGWLFPEAPFIKPYHYYAATEYLKYLAFPRERYNQGNWRDFSYNNEVGELSLISSFMDADHPDLTGFKNSGGKMIVLHGWSDAAIPAYATIDWYKSVINYMGKDNTYDFARLFLPPGLVHCGIEGPGAETFDAITALVHWLDTGIAPDALMTQKEDPQGNILFTRPVYPYPQEAQYIGTGDPKKAENFRPIVPNFKNN; encoded by the coding sequence ATGAACCAAATGCGCAAAGCAAAACGTTCAATTAAACATCTACTTCTAGGTATACCACTCTTTTCTTTTGCGCTCGTTGCTACTTCAACACTTGCAGCAAGCAATGAAGAAATAACGGCTTGTAAACTGTTACGTTTTGGTGACTTCTCGCAGCTAGAGCAAGGTAATGCTGCAATGAGTATCACCAACGCAGAATATGTACCAAGCCAAACCCTAGATGCCGACACCGAACTCTGGACATATAAGTATAGTCGCCTATTGGGTGCACCTATACCAAAAGGAATAAACTCTTTACCTGAGCACTGTTTGGTTGAAGGCTATGCGGCACCGACGATACGTTTTCAGCTTAGGTTGCCAATGAATCAAGTTTGGAACCAACGTTTCTTACTCAATGCCTGTATGGGCTTTTGTGGCGAAGTATCCAACTACCCAACGATGGCTGGCGTTATGCGTAATTACGCGACCATGTCTCATGATGGCGGCCATACTGCTGCCGGATTCGATGGTTTGTGGGCTAAAAACAATGTGCCATTAAGGGAGGACTTTGCCTACCGAGCGAATCATGTGGTTGCTGTTGCAGCAAAGGTGGTTATTGAGCGCTTTTATAGTAAACAACTTACGTACTCATTTATATCGGGTTGTTCGAAGGGAGGTCATGCAGGGATAATGGCCGCAAAGCGTTACCCAAATGATTTTGATGGCGTGATTGCCAGAGGACCGACGATTAATTACACCAAAGTCAACCTAATTAACTGCATGGATAACGCAAAAGCTATTTTGGATGAAAACGATAACGCACTGTTCGATGCAAGCTACACTGACTTTATTTCACAGGCCGTCATGCAAGCTTGCGACCATAAAGATGGCTTAGTTGATGGATTAATAAGCGACCCAAGACGCTGCGATTTTGACCCGCAAACGCTCCTGTGCAGCAACAACACCACGGGTAAATGCCTGACACCTCGCCAAGTTAACGCAATTAAGGACATATATGCACCATCCTACGACCAACAAGGTAACGTCATTTATGGCGGCCTACCCTATGGCTCCGAGCCTGAATGGACAGGTTGGTTGTTTCCTGAAGCACCGTTTATCAAGCCTTATCACTATTATGCTGCAACCGAGTACTTAAAGTACTTGGCTTTTCCTCGAGAAAGATACAATCAAGGCAACTGGAGAGACTTTTCTTATAACAATGAGGTTGGCGAGCTTTCACTTATCTCAAGCTTTATGGACGCCGATCACCCTGATCTCACTGGATTTAAAAATAGCGGTGGCAAAATGATTGTATTACATGGATGGTCAGACGCTGCAATACCCGCATATGCAACTATTGATTGGTATAAGTCAGTTATCAACTATATGGGTAAAGACAACACCTACGACTTTGCTCGGCTATTCTTGCCACCAGGATTGGTGCATTGTGGTATCGAGGGACCTGGCGCTGAAACCTTTGATGCTATCACAGCGTTAGTGCATTGGCTTGATACAGGCATAGCACCGGATGCGCTTATGACACAAAAAGAAGATCCGCAGGGTAATATTCTTTTCACTCGCCCTGTTTACCCCTATCCACAAGAAGCCCAGTACATTGGTACAGGCGACCCTAAAAAAGCAGAAAACTTTAGGCCAATAGTGCCCAATTTTAAGAATAACTAA
- a CDS encoding HlyC/CorC family transporter, translating into MEDISTSALFIILGVLILMSAYFSSSETGIMSINRIRLRHLEKENHRGAKRVSNLLNRPDRLIGLILIGNNLVNIAAAQVATIIGLRLYGDMGIAVATFGLTLVVLIFAEVTPKTLAALYPEKVAFPSSVILKVLLKVLFPLVVATNWITNGMLRLVGITPQEIEEHSLSKEELKTVVNESSAMLPSNHQNMLTSILDLDHVTVEDIMIPRSEINAIDINDEWKDIARQLTNAQHTRVLLYRDQIDDAVGFIHARDALRLLTKEQFDKPSLLRAVREIYYVPENTSLNTQLIKFQEAKERIGLVVDEYGDIQGLVTLEDILEEVVGDFTTTQTRAPSEDVNMQRDGSVMVDGSVNVRDLNKEMSWDLPTEGPKTLSGLIVEHLEDIPDAPLGLTISGYKMEVIEIKENMIKMVKISSNTN; encoded by the coding sequence TTGGAAGACATATCGACCAGCGCCTTGTTTATCATACTCGGCGTGCTCATTTTGATGTCGGCTTATTTTTCTAGTTCAGAAACCGGTATCATGTCAATCAACCGTATTCGTCTACGCCATCTTGAAAAAGAAAATCACCGTGGTGCGAAGCGTGTAAGTAACCTCCTTAACCGTCCTGACAGGCTGATTGGTCTGATCCTGATTGGAAATAACCTCGTCAATATTGCCGCTGCGCAAGTGGCTACCATCATTGGATTACGCCTGTATGGCGATATGGGTATCGCAGTTGCTACTTTTGGTCTCACGCTTGTGGTTCTTATCTTCGCTGAAGTTACACCTAAGACTCTCGCGGCTTTATACCCTGAGAAAGTCGCGTTCCCAAGCTCTGTTATCCTCAAAGTATTGTTGAAGGTATTGTTCCCTTTAGTTGTGGCAACCAACTGGATCACCAATGGTATGTTGCGATTGGTCGGGATCACACCACAAGAGATTGAAGAGCACAGCCTAAGTAAAGAAGAATTAAAAACCGTGGTAAATGAGTCGAGCGCTATGTTGCCCTCAAACCACCAAAACATGCTCACTTCTATCTTAGACTTGGATCACGTGACCGTAGAAGACATTATGATCCCACGCAGTGAAATCAATGCGATAGATATCAATGACGAGTGGAAAGATATTGCTCGCCAGCTCACGAATGCGCAGCACACCCGAGTGCTACTTTACCGTGACCAAATTGATGATGCAGTTGGTTTTATTCACGCTCGTGATGCGCTACGCCTACTGACAAAAGAGCAGTTTGATAAGCCGTCACTACTACGTGCGGTAAGAGAGATTTACTATGTACCAGAGAATACCTCGCTCAATACACAGCTGATTAAATTCCAAGAAGCCAAAGAGCGTATTGGTCTTGTTGTTGATGAGTATGGTGACATTCAAGGTCTGGTTACACTCGAAGATATTCTTGAAGAAGTTGTAGGTGACTTTACCACCACGCAGACGCGTGCGCCGAGCGAAGACGTAAACATGCAGCGTGATGGCTCAGTTATGGTTGACGGCAGTGTAAACGTGCGTGACTTAAATAAGGAAATGAGTTGGGACTTACCTACCGAAGGTCCTAAAACCCTGAGTGGCCTGATTGTAGAGCACCTTGAAGATATTCCAGATGCGCCTCTTGGCTTAACGATTTCTGGTTATAAGATGGAAGTCATTGAGATAAAAGAAAACATGATCAAGATGGTGAAAATTTCTTCTAATACCAATTAG
- the trmD gene encoding tRNA (guanosine(37)-N1)-methyltransferase TrmD, producing MSDQQKLWVGVVSLFPDMFDAITQQGVTGRAVKNGLIEFNCWNPRDYATDKHKTVDDRPYGGGPGMLMMVEPLKKAILDAKTAAGAGAKVIYMSPQGRKLDQQGATELAQSEKLILVAGRYEGIDERIIESYIDEEWSIGDFILSGGELPAMTLIDAVARLVPGVLGHNQSAEQDSFSDGLLDCPHYTRPETLDDKQVPAVLLSGNHQEIAKWRLKQSLGRTWQRRPDLLRNLALTEEQAALLAEFQQENGQACG from the coding sequence ATGAGCGATCAGCAAAAGCTATGGGTTGGAGTGGTTTCACTTTTTCCCGACATGTTTGATGCGATAACTCAGCAAGGCGTAACGGGTCGAGCTGTGAAAAACGGCTTGATTGAGTTTAATTGTTGGAACCCAAGAGACTACGCCACTGATAAACATAAAACCGTGGATGACCGCCCTTATGGTGGTGGCCCGGGAATGTTGATGATGGTTGAGCCTCTTAAAAAAGCTATTCTTGATGCCAAAACGGCAGCAGGAGCAGGCGCTAAAGTAATTTATATGTCCCCTCAAGGGCGAAAGCTAGATCAACAAGGTGCGACTGAATTGGCGCAATCTGAAAAGTTGATTTTAGTAGCGGGTCGTTATGAAGGTATTGATGAGCGGATCATCGAGTCTTATATAGACGAAGAGTGGTCCATCGGCGATTTTATACTGAGCGGTGGTGAGTTACCAGCCATGACATTAATCGATGCAGTCGCACGATTAGTGCCAGGTGTGTTAGGTCATAACCAATCAGCAGAACAAGATTCATTTTCGGATGGCTTGTTGGATTGTCCTCATTATACTCGGCCGGAAACATTGGATGATAAACAGGTGCCTGCTGTATTACTCAGCGGAAACCACCAAGAAATAGCCAAATGGCGCTTAAAGCAGTCTTTGGGTAGAACTTGGCAACGTCGTCCTGACTTGTTGCGTAACCTAGCTCTGACTGAGGAGCAGGCGGCATTACTTGCTGAATTTCAGCAAGAGAATGGCCAAGCTTGTGGCTAG
- the ffh gene encoding signal recognition particle protein, which yields MFENLQERLGKTLKNISGRGRLTEDNIKETLREVRMALLEADVALPVVRDFVKQVKERAVGVEVTKSLSPGQVFIKIVREELEKSMGEANEELNLNAQPPAVVMMAGLQGAGKTTSVGKLAKFLKERKKKSVLVVSADVYRPAAIKQLETLAAEVDVEFFPSDISQKPVDIATGAISHAKKKFIDVVLVDTAGRLHVDADMMDEIKDLHAAIDPIETLFVVDSMTGQDAANTAKAFDEALPLSGVILTKTDGDARGGAALSIRHITGKPIKFIGVGERTDALEPFHPDRVASRILGMGDVLSLIEEVEMKVDKDKAQKVAEKVFKGDGFTLEDFAEQLRQMKNMGGMMSMMEKLPGMSNLPDAVKGQVNDKTFNQMEAIISSMTPKERARPEIIKGSRKKRIAAGSGTQVQDINKLLKQFTQMQKMMKKMKGKGGMMKMMKNMKGMMPPGMFGGGGPKF from the coding sequence ATGTTTGAAAACCTCCAAGAGCGTTTAGGAAAAACGCTTAAAAACATCAGTGGCCGTGGCCGACTAACTGAAGACAATATTAAAGAAACACTCCGTGAAGTACGCATGGCATTGCTTGAGGCTGACGTTGCCTTGCCGGTTGTGCGCGACTTTGTAAAACAAGTAAAAGAACGCGCGGTTGGTGTAGAAGTCACAAAGAGTCTGAGCCCAGGCCAGGTTTTCATCAAGATTGTTCGCGAAGAACTTGAAAAGTCGATGGGTGAGGCCAACGAGGAGCTGAACCTAAACGCGCAGCCGCCAGCTGTCGTCATGATGGCAGGTCTTCAAGGTGCGGGTAAAACCACCAGTGTTGGTAAGCTGGCTAAATTCCTTAAAGAGCGCAAAAAGAAATCTGTGTTGGTGGTGAGTGCTGACGTTTATCGTCCAGCGGCTATCAAACAGCTTGAAACGCTAGCAGCAGAGGTTGACGTCGAGTTCTTCCCCAGTGATATTTCACAAAAGCCGGTAGATATCGCAACGGGTGCTATTTCTCACGCGAAGAAAAAGTTCATTGATGTGGTACTTGTGGATACCGCAGGTCGTTTGCACGTAGATGCAGACATGATGGACGAAATCAAAGATTTACACGCGGCGATTGATCCGATTGAAACCTTATTTGTCGTTGACTCAATGACAGGTCAGGATGCTGCAAATACAGCAAAAGCGTTTGATGAAGCGCTGCCACTTAGCGGTGTTATCTTAACTAAGACGGATGGTGATGCGCGCGGCGGTGCGGCTCTGTCTATTCGTCATATTACCGGTAAACCCATTAAGTTTATCGGTGTGGGTGAAAGAACCGATGCCTTAGAGCCATTCCACCCTGACCGTGTTGCATCTCGAATTCTAGGTATGGGCGATGTACTGTCGCTTATTGAAGAAGTCGAAATGAAAGTCGATAAAGACAAAGCCCAAAAAGTGGCTGAGAAAGTCTTTAAAGGCGACGGTTTTACACTGGAAGATTTTGCTGAGCAGCTGCGCCAGATGAAAAACATGGGCGGTATGATGTCGATGATGGAAAAGCTGCCTGGTATGTCGAACTTGCCAGATGCAGTAAAAGGTCAAGTAAACGATAAGACCTTTAACCAAATGGAAGCCATCATAAGCTCAATGACGCCAAAAGAGCGTGCACGTCCTGAAATCATCAAAGGCTCGCGTAAAAAGCGTATCGCTGCGGGTTCTGGTACGCAAGTGCAAGACATTAATAAGTTGCTGAAGCAATTTACCCAAATGCAGAAGATGATGAAGAAGATGAAAGGCAAAGGCGGCATGATGAAAATGATGAAGAACATGAAAGGCATGATGCCACCGGGCATGTTCGGTGGCGGTGGGCCTAAGTTCTAA
- the rimM gene encoding ribosome maturation factor RimM (Essential for efficient processing of 16S rRNA), with protein sequence MSQSKTSTIVVGKLGAPYGIKGWLKVHSFTDDPQGIFDFSPWLIGQQGKWQNLEVSDWRRHNKGYIAKFAQVNDRDEAVAYTNAEIAVYAEQLPELPEGEFYWRDLIGMSVVTDKGYDLGIVDDLMETGSNDVLVVKANKKDAFGQSERLIPFLTDSVISDINHDERKITVDWDPAF encoded by the coding sequence ATGAGTCAAAGTAAAACCTCGACAATCGTTGTTGGTAAGCTTGGTGCTCCTTATGGCATCAAGGGTTGGCTTAAGGTGCATTCATTTACTGACGATCCCCAAGGGATCTTCGATTTCAGCCCATGGTTGATAGGGCAACAAGGTAAATGGCAAAACCTTGAAGTGAGCGACTGGCGTCGTCACAACAAGGGATATATCGCTAAATTTGCACAGGTAAACGACAGAGACGAAGCAGTGGCTTATACCAATGCTGAAATCGCTGTTTATGCTGAGCAGCTTCCTGAATTACCTGAAGGGGAGTTTTATTGGCGAGATCTCATCGGCATGTCAGTAGTAACCGATAAAGGCTACGACTTAGGCATAGTTGATGACTTGATGGAGACTGGTTCAAATGACGTTTTGGTTGTGAAAGCAAACAAAAAAGATGCATTTGGCCAATCGGAAAGATTAATTCCATTTTTAACAGATTCTGTTATTTCGGATATTAATCATGACGAGAGAAAAATTACGGTAGATTGGGATCCAGCGTTTTAA
- a CDS encoding cytochrome C assembly family protein yields the protein MLIVSLSLIACLFYVMATSHVLSRLFDKQGPDQKKTLILSTVAILTHMLVLVNSVFTHQGQDLSTVNVALLTCWVIVVSVTTVSLRFPATLLLPVVYGFAAILLLASLFIPHHIIMHTINIDVGLVLHISLSLLAYCVLIIATLYAIQFMFIDKRLKQRDLAIMTSHLPPLMQVERQLYQLLFVGTGLLTLALASGFYFLDGMFAKETIHKTILSIVAWLIYVVVAFGHRQFGWRGKSVVISIIAASGIVTLGYFGSRFIQEVILGRF from the coding sequence ATGTTGATTGTTAGCTTGTCATTAATCGCCTGTCTCTTTTACGTCATGGCCACTAGCCATGTTTTATCGCGCTTATTTGACAAACAAGGTCCAGATCAAAAGAAAACCTTAATATTAAGCACTGTCGCCATTTTGACTCATATGCTAGTGTTGGTGAATTCTGTGTTTACGCACCAAGGACAAGATCTCAGTACCGTCAACGTTGCCTTGTTAACCTGTTGGGTTATCGTTGTTTCCGTAACGACCGTATCTTTACGCTTCCCTGCAACACTATTGCTGCCTGTGGTGTATGGCTTTGCCGCCATTTTGTTATTGGCAAGCCTGTTTATTCCACACCACATTATTATGCATACAATAAACATAGATGTTGGTCTCGTTTTACATATTTCACTTTCTTTGTTGGCTTACTGCGTACTTATCATCGCCACCCTCTACGCCATTCAATTTATGTTTATTGATAAACGTCTAAAACAGCGGGATTTGGCGATTATGACCAGCCATCTACCGCCACTTATGCAAGTGGAAAGGCAGCTTTATCAACTGTTATTTGTAGGCACAGGTTTATTAACGCTGGCATTGGCATCCGGTTTTTACTTTTTAGACGGTATGTTCGCTAAAGAGACTATTCACAAAACCATTTTATCTATCGTTGCATGGCTTATCTATGTCGTCGTCGCCTTCGGGCATAGGCAGTTTGGCTGGCGCGGTAAGTCTGTGGTGATTTCAATCATAGCGGCTTCTGGCATCGTGACTTTAGGTTACTTTGGCAGTCGCTTTATACAAGAAGTGATTTTAGGCAGGTTTTAA
- the rplS gene encoding 50S ribosomal protein L19, with product MAKVNQNIIKELEAEQLKQDVPAFGAGDTVVVQVRVKEGNKERLQAFEGVVIAKRNRGLHSSFTVRKISSGEGVERVFQTHSPLISSVAVKRRGAVRRAKLYYLRERSGKSARIKEKLN from the coding sequence ATGGCAAAAGTAAACCAAAATATTATTAAAGAGCTTGAAGCTGAACAGCTTAAGCAAGACGTACCTGCGTTCGGCGCTGGTGATACAGTAGTTGTACAGGTACGCGTAAAAGAAGGTAACAAAGAGCGTCTACAGGCCTTTGAAGGTGTTGTAATCGCTAAGCGTAACCGTGGTCTACACTCATCTTTCACTGTTCGTAAGATTTCAAGCGGTGAAGGTGTTGAGCGTGTATTCCAAACGCACAGCCCTCTTATCAGCAGCGTAGCAGTTAAGCGTCGTGGTGCGGTTCGTCGCGCTAAGCTTTACTACCTACGTGAGCGTTCTGGTAAATCTGCACGTATTAAAGAGAAACTTAACTAA
- a CDS encoding DMT family transporter yields MSTPIRTTVMMLICVFCWGSVFPVAKDILLHMSGLSMSIWRFAIALISLFIFIRLARMRMIPLSLSRYLILGVIGVIGVGGLNLALFSGLSHTSATNGALIMALSPIVTTLMAALLNKTLIARVQLLQLMVAFGGVLLVVVNGDLRSLLNLQLNHGDITIMLGMLAWSGYTVCGSKVSSWLPPLEFSLLTMAAGLIGLSVASGFQAKVHPVKELIALPWPLLMSMLYIGVFGTVVGYLCWNNGVKTLGSANASLYFNLVPVFAALVSLLMGQSVTGIQLAGMLIVLTGLTLPLMIKQVTRNRAVTLPFKS; encoded by the coding sequence ATGAGTACACCAATTCGAACCACAGTGATGATGCTGATCTGCGTATTTTGTTGGGGCAGTGTTTTTCCCGTTGCCAAAGACATTTTGCTGCACATGTCCGGACTTTCGATGTCAATCTGGCGCTTTGCTATCGCGCTGATCAGCCTGTTTATTTTTATTCGTCTGGCCCGAATGCGCATGATACCTCTATCGTTAAGCAGGTATCTCATACTTGGCGTTATAGGTGTGATAGGCGTGGGCGGTCTGAATTTGGCGTTGTTCTCGGGACTGTCTCATACCTCGGCAACCAATGGCGCGTTAATCATGGCACTCAGTCCCATAGTAACGACCCTGATGGCTGCGTTACTGAACAAAACACTGATAGCCCGAGTTCAGCTTTTGCAGCTGATGGTCGCTTTTGGCGGTGTATTGCTGGTTGTGGTAAACGGTGACCTGAGGAGCCTTTTGAACTTACAGCTTAATCATGGAGATATCACTATTATGCTGGGCATGCTTGCTTGGTCAGGTTATACCGTGTGTGGTTCCAAGGTATCGAGCTGGCTGCCGCCGCTGGAATTTTCTTTGCTTACCATGGCTGCTGGTCTAATTGGGCTATCTGTTGCAAGTGGGTTTCAGGCAAAAGTACACCCAGTAAAAGAGCTGATTGCACTACCCTGGCCGTTATTGATGAGCATGCTGTACATAGGTGTGTTTGGCACTGTTGTTGGATATTTGTGTTGGAACAATGGAGTGAAGACACTTGGTTCTGCCAATGCCTCTTTGTACTTTAATTTAGTGCCAGTGTTCGCAGCTCTGGTTTCTTTGCTGATGGGGCAAAGTGTAACAGGGATTCAACTGGCAGGTATGTTGATTGTATTAACTGGCCTGACACTACCATTGATGATAAAGCAGGTGACAAGAAACCGAGCCGTAACTTTACCTTTTAAAAGTTGA